The Pseudobdellovibrionaceae bacterium DNA segment TGTCTATGGGAGTGGGAGCAGGGTGGTTAAGTTTTTTAACGGCACTAACTTTATTTTCTGTATTTATGTTTAAAGTTTTTGTGTTTTTGTGGATTTTTATTTGGGTGCGTTGGACTTTGCCAAGATTTAAGTATGATCAGTTAATGCAGTTGGGTTGGACAAAATTATTACCACTGGGAGTATTAAATACTATTATTACTGCAATAATACTATTTATTTTTAAATAAAATGTTTTATTTTTTTGCTATTTTACTTTTATTTTCTGCGGTGGCTGTTGTGTCTACAAAAAATTCTATGACAGCTATTTTAGCTTTAACAGGCACCATGATTGTGCAGGCTTTTTTATTTTTTTTACTAAAGGCTTATTTTTTGGGGTCAGTACAATTAATTGTTTATACTGGCGCGGTAATGGTTTTATTTGTAATGGTTATTATGATTTTTAAAAATGAAGAGGCCACTTTTAAATCTACAGAAAAGCCAATATCTATATGGTTAAAAATTAGTGCT contains these protein-coding regions:
- a CDS encoding NADH-quinone oxidoreductase subunit J translates to MFYFFAILLLFSAVAVVSTKNSMTAILALTGTMIVQAFLFFLLKAYFLGSVQLIVYTGAVMVLFVMVIMIFKNEEATFKSTEKPISIWLKISAVAWFSGLVTGIFLVSKNAMHLTLISDNSFSELLKDMSIKGLSQTLFTK